CCCGGGTGGCATTGGTCGAGCGGGACTTCCTCGGCGGCGACTGCCTGGTCCACGGCTGCGTTCCCTCCAAAGCGCTTTTGCGCGCCGCCCGCGCCTGGCACGCGGTGGCCCACGGCTCGAGCTTCGGAGCCCCCTCCGCCGACGGCCCCGGCAACTTCGGCGCGGTGATGGAGCGCCTCCGCCGGCTGCGCGCCGAGATCAGCCACCACGACGGCACCCGCCGTTTCGTCGACGCCGGGGTGGATGTCTTCCTCGGTCAGGGCCGCTTCGTCGCCGGCGACGCCCTGACGGTGGGAGGCCGGCAGCTGCGCTTCCGCCGCGCCCTGGTGGCCACCGGCGCCCGACCCACCCTGCCGCCCTTCGCCGGCCTCGAAGAAGGCTCCCAGGGCATCGATCCGGACGTGCTCACTTCCCACAGCGTCTTCTCCCTCACCGAGCTGCCACCCCGCCTGGCGGTCATCGGCGGCGGTCCGGTGGGCTGCGAGCTGGCCCAGGCTTTCGCCCGCTTTGGCAGCCGGGTGACGCTGATCCAGCGTTCCTCCCAACTCCTCCCCCGGGAGGATCGGGACGCCGCGCGGCTAATTCAAAAGAGTCTGGAACGGGACGGCGTGACTGTATGGCTGAATGCCGAAGCGGAGGCCCTGGAATCGAGGGGGACGAATCAGAAGAAAGAAAACCGGCGCCTGACGGTGCGCTCCCGCCCCGCCCCCAAGAGCGAGGCCGGCGAGGCCCCCGGTCCCGGGCCGGTGCGGATCCTGGAAGTCGACCGGATTCTGCTGGCCACCGGCCGCACCCCATCCGTCGCCGGCCTGGGGCTGGAGGCCGCCGGCGTCGCCTACGATGCCCAGGGCGTCCAGGCCAACGATCTCCTGGAAACCACCAATCCCCGGATCTACGCCGCCGGTGACGTCCTCGGCGGCCTGCAATTCACCCACCTCGCCGAGGCCCAGGCCCGCCTGGTGATCCGCAATGCCCTCTTCCCCTTCGGCCGGCGCAAGAACAGCAAGCTGGTGGTGCCCTGGTGCACCTACACCAGCCCGGAGCTCGGCCACGTCGGCCTCTACCGCCGGCAGGCGCGAGAGCTGGGCTTGGAGATCGACACCCTCGACGTGCCCCTGGCGCGCTCGGACCGCGCCCTCCTCGACCGCAGCGATCTCGACGGCCCGGCGGAGGGCTTCCTGCGCCTGCATCTGGCCGCCGGCCGCGACCGCATCGTCGGCGCCACGCTGGTGGCGGAGCACGCCGGAGAGATCCTCGCCGCCCTCAGCCTCGCCATCTCCTCCGGAACCGGCCTGTCCGCCTTCACCGACGCCATCTTTCCCTACCCCACCCAGGCGGAGGTCCTGCGCCGCGCCGCCGACGACCACCTCCTCCGCCGGCTGACCCCGCGCCGGAGGCAGTGGCTGCGGCGGTACTTTGCCTGGTTCCGGCGGTAAGAACGCCCACTACAGCCGTCTAAACTAAGAGCAAGATCCCGCTCCGCTCTCCGCTCACCACCGCTCCAGGAGGGACGCCATGCTGTTGGTTCGCCAGGTCACCGGTCCCGCCCACGCCGAGGTCGGCGCCGCCGTCATCTATCGCGTTACCGAATGGAACCAAGCCGATCCCGATCCTGCCGATACGGCGGCGGTGCATTGGCTGGTGAAGACTCAAGACGGTGGAGTGCTGCTGCATCAGCGGGATCAGGGCCTGGAGCTGATCCTGGAAATCCCGGGGACCTGGGCCGGTCACAGCGCGGTGGTGATGCCCTACCTGCGCTCCCCCACCACCCGCATCAGCGTCGCCACCGCCGTCCCCGCCCAGCCGCCGTCGGTGGACGAGCCCAAGAACGTGGAGGTGGAGCGCGAAGGCAGCCGGCTCTACGCCCGCATCAACGGCGAGCCCCGCTTCTACATCGGCAGCGACGTGCGCTACGGCAGCCGCCGCGGCCTGGCCAATCTCTACAACCCCCAGGGGCCGCTCTACCACCCGGAGGATTGGGAGGGCGCCCACGGGCACTGGGCTTGGTACCTCTATCCCACCATCCGCTGCGAGAGCCGGGGCTTCTTCACCTGCCTCAACACCTACGACCGCGCCCGCTTCACCTTCGGTCCTACTCAGCTGGCCGCCCACACTCCCGACGACAACTTCGTCGCCATCCTGCGGGAAATGCTCGACCTCCCCGCCGCCCAGGCCTACTTCCCCGACTTGACCGTCATCGACGGCCGCGTGCACCGGCGCCTCGACGGCGGCACCGAGAGCCTGGAATCCGCCGACAGCACCGCCGCGCTGCAGGACTACCTCAACCCCGACGAAAGCGCCGTCGACGACACCGAATCGGACCGCGCCGCCCGAGTCATCGATTGGTGCACCCGGGACCCGGCGCTGCGTGCGCTCAACATTCGCTTCAGCGTCGAGCAGCAGCGCCGCAAGCTCGCCCACTACGCCACCCGCCTGCCCCTCGACGGCCTGGTGGACAAACTGGTGCTGGTGGTCCTGGACGTCCTGCACCAGGGCCGCGGCGGCTTCCAATCCCTCCGCCGGGCGCTGGCAGACGACGACCCCTTCGACGCCCTGCTCAACATCGGCTCCTCCAGCTACCGCGAACGCGTCGCCACCCTGCGGCTGGGGATCCGCGAGCTGGAAGAACAAGGCCATGTGGGTCGGCGAGTGTACAGCCGGAGCGCGGGGGATTTCGTGGTGCCGGAGGGAGCCTGAAGCCCCTGATTCAGGGCGTTTCCAAAGGGGGGACCCAAGTGTTGGTTCTGAGCATTTCCCAAGGGGGGACCCAAGTGTTGGTTTTGGAGCCTCCCGGCCCCGAAGCCGGCCAGAGGCCGGCGCTCCCAGGAGGGATTTCCCAAGTAGGGACCCAAGTGTTGATCGTCCCCTTTCCCCAGGGAGGACCCAAGTGTTGGTTGCGCAGCTCAAACGCCCAGAAGACACCCGGAAACCAACGATTCCAGGAGGAGTTTCCCAAGGGGGGGACCCAAGTGTTGGTCGCAAGTGTTGGTCGCCCTTCCCAAGGGGGGGACCCAAGTGTTGGTCGCAAGTGTTGGTCGGCTAGTTTTGCGGCTCTAATACTCCTTCGAGGGCCGCCTGCAGTCCTGGCTGCTTGGAGACGGCCAGCTGGGCTGTCGCCCGGGCGGTGGTGAGCCAGCGCTGGCGGTCCGCCGGGTCGGTGGCGAGGCGGGAGCGGAGGTGCTCGACGTGGGCTCGTTCCGCAAGGGCATCGGGTTGCTCGGGGGAGCGTTCGAAGACTCGCTCGATCCAACTCGCAGCGGCATCCAAGTCTCGAGTCACCGGCGCTCGAAGCTCCGGCGCGGTATCGAGCCGCCAGCCGGCCCGGCGGCGGTGGATCTCCGCCAGCAGCAGCAAGGACGGCAACGACCGGCCTTTTTCGTACGCCTCCGTGCCGATCTCCAACGCCCGCTGCCAGGTCTTCTCCACCGTCCCGCCCCGGCGCACCGTGAGACGAGCCCGTACCAGCTGAGCCTGGCCGCGGATCAGCGCATAATCCGCCGGGAAGGGCTCGCGAGCATTCTCGATGACTTCCTGCGCCCGCGCCAGCAGCGCCGACGGATCCTCCCCGCGCTCCAGCGCCAGCCGGCCCTGAAGAGTCAGCAGATTGGCCAGGTTGACGCTGGTGGACGGCCGCCCCGGGTGCTCCGCCAGGACCTGCTCGAAGAGCTCGATGGCCTCGGCGAGGGCGAGGGTGGGATCGGCTCCCTGGGCCCGGAAGAGCTCGGCCTGGGACCACCGCACCAGGCCCAGGCTGTTGAACGCGGCAAGATAGCCGGGGCGAATCTCCAAGGCCATGCGGCAGGCTTGTTCCGCCTCTTCCAAGCGCTCTACCGCCGGCTCACCGAGGGTCAGCAGGTGGTACCCCCAATCCGAGTTGAGGATGCACAAGCCGTTGTACAGGCGGCTCGACCGCAGGCCCGGCGCCGCCAGCGCGCGGCGGTAGACCGCATCCGCCCGTTGCCAAAACTCCGCAGGATCGCCGCCCACGATCCCCGTGTGATGACCGGAGCTGGAGAGCACGTGCCCCAGGCTGAGCAGCAGGAAGGGGTCCTCCGGTGCGTGGCGCAACCCCTCTTCCAAAGCTTCGGCGGCCCGGCGATAGACCGGCAGGGGCTCGCCGCTTCGATCCGCCAGATAATTCGCCCGTACCCAGAGCGCGTTGCCCAGATGGCCCCAGGCGGCGGCATCTGCGGGATCGATCTCCAGCGCGCGCCGGGCATCCTCCTCCGCCGAGTCCAGAAGCTCCAGCGGCGACTCGCCTCGCGCCACCAATAACCGGGCCGCCGCCCAGGCTGCCTCGGCTCGCAGAGCGTAGGCGCGGCCTAGCTCCGGATCAGCCCGCAGGGCCGCGCCGCAACTGCTCAGCGCCCGGTCATAGGGGGAGGGATCCGGGGGCTGCCGATCGAAATTGAAGCGCAGCTCGCGGATGGCTCCCCGGCACTTTCCCAGCCGGGGCTCCGGATCGCTGGGGGCTACCTCGGTGGCCGCGCTGAACGATGCCTCACTACGCTCCAGGGCCTCTAGAGCTTCGGCCTGCGCCCCCGCCGCATCCTGGGTAAGCACCACCAGAAAAGCCGCCTCGGCGGCGAGGAGGTGACCCTCGTAATACCAGGGGCTGAGCCGCGCTGCTTCGCTCCCCTTCGCCTCGGCGGTGGCCAGATCGCCTTCCAGCAGAGCCATCAAACCCTCGAGCTCGACCACCTCGTGGGCCTGCAGCTGGGCCTCGGTGACGTCCACGGAATCGAGGTAGGTACGCGCCGGCCCGCCCAGCTCGTTGCGCGCCCGTCGCCGCTGGTGGTCCCGCAGCTCGGGATCCGGCACCCGCTCCGCCCGCTCCAAGGCTGCCTCGTAGAGCTCCGTCCACGCCCGGCCCAGGGCCACCGTCAGCTCCGGCGTACGCGCTCCCTCGTTCCAGGCCTGCTGCAAGGCCTCTCGAGCTTCTTCGACCCGCCCCAGCCGTAGCCGCGCCCGGCCCACAGCGGTCAGGCCGGCGCTGCGGCCCAGCTCGCCGGGGGCCGGTAGCTCCGCCTCCAGCTGCGCCAGCTCCTCTTCCACCTCCGCACGCTCCCGCCGGATGTCGTGGAGCGGGGTGAGATAGGTCAGCCGCAGCAGAGACTCCAAGCGTTGCGCTTGCTCGCCGAAGCGCTGGGCGAGCCGCGCCTGCTCGTTGGCCTGGTAGCGCACCCAGCCGGCGAGGGCGGCGAGAGCGATCAAGGCCAGGAGCGCCGCCGCGGCGAAGGCGGAGACCACCGGATGCCGGCGCACCCGTCGGCGGAAACGCTCACCG
This window of the Acidobacteriota bacterium genome carries:
- a CDS encoding mercuric reductase; this encodes MTEPPSQNGPTDGPTEGPVEGPVEGTEPHLPTTETTRSSSGGLSTDQISTQELLARLGPDSQEQLRQRAHRPPPLLPEDAYNREVMEQTHPPHWVNPEPAPLYDLVAVGGGTAGLVASLGAAAVGARVALVERDFLGGDCLVHGCVPSKALLRAARAWHAVAHGSSFGAPSADGPGNFGAVMERLRRLRAEISHHDGTRRFVDAGVDVFLGQGRFVAGDALTVGGRQLRFRRALVATGARPTLPPFAGLEEGSQGIDPDVLTSHSVFSLTELPPRLAVIGGGPVGCELAQAFARFGSRVTLIQRSSQLLPREDRDAARLIQKSLERDGVTVWLNAEAEALESRGTNQKKENRRLTVRSRPAPKSEAGEAPGPGPVRILEVDRILLATGRTPSVAGLGLEAAGVAYDAQGVQANDLLETTNPRIYAAGDVLGGLQFTHLAEAQARLVIRNALFPFGRRKNSKLVVPWCTYTSPELGHVGLYRRQARELGLEIDTLDVPLARSDRALLDRSDLDGPAEGFLRLHLAAGRDRIVGATLVAEHAGEILAALSLAISSGTGLSAFTDAIFPYPTQAEVLRRAADDHLLRRLTPRRRQWLRRYFAWFRR
- a CDS encoding protein kinase, which produces MRYQTGTPIGRGGMGEVYEVWDPVLERPVALKVLSRFDPETEARMLREARAQVRVEHPNVCKVYEVGKTEDGRPFIAMQRIFGEPLDEAVRDLGLEETVGLVRTVAEAVQAAHAVGLIHRDLKPSNILVEEREDGERVPFVVDFGLAREAEARGLTTTGETLGTPGYLSPEQAAGLPDLDRRTDVYSLGVVLYELLAGRLPFSGSTPLELLAAVLRDEPRELRKGAPQVPVDLATIVMTCLERDPDRRYGSARALADDLGRFLKGEEIRARPIGPGERFRRRVRRHPVVSAFAAAALLALIALAALAGWVRYQANEQARLAQRFGEQAQRLESLLRLTYLTPLHDIRRERAEVEEELAQLEAELPAPGELGRSAGLTAVGRARLRLGRVEEAREALQQAWNEGARTPELTVALGRAWTELYEAALERAERVPDPELRDHQRRRARNELGGPARTYLDSVDVTEAQLQAHEVVELEGLMALLEGDLATAEAKGSEAARLSPWYYEGHLLAAEAAFLVVLTQDAAGAQAEALEALERSEASFSAATEVAPSDPEPRLGKCRGAIRELRFNFDRQPPDPSPYDRALSSCGAALRADPELGRAYALRAEAAWAAARLLVARGESPLELLDSAEEDARRALEIDPADAAAWGHLGNALWVRANYLADRSGEPLPVYRRAAEALEEGLRHAPEDPFLLLSLGHVLSSSGHHTGIVGGDPAEFWQRADAVYRRALAAPGLRSSRLYNGLCILNSDWGYHLLTLGEPAVERLEEAEQACRMALEIRPGYLAAFNSLGLVRWSQAELFRAQGADPTLALAEAIELFEQVLAEHPGRPSTSVNLANLLTLQGRLALERGEDPSALLARAQEVIENAREPFPADYALIRGQAQLVRARLTVRRGGTVEKTWQRALEIGTEAYEKGRSLPSLLLLAEIHRRRAGWRLDTAPELRAPVTRDLDAAASWIERVFERSPEQPDALAERAHVEHLRSRLATDPADRQRWLTTARATAQLAVSKQPGLQAALEGVLEPQN